In Cyclopterus lumpus isolate fCycLum1 chromosome 5, fCycLum1.pri, whole genome shotgun sequence, the genomic stretch TTTTAATATACTTGAGTGACTTCGACGCTTTATCCCCCACATTGTGGGTTAGCTACACGATACAAAAATACATCAGGGGAACGAAGTATgtgtaattattaaaataacagTTAATTCTGTTTTTGCCATACGACAGGCGCTGAAACACACTCACCATGTTGCACGGGAAGCTGGAAAGAGGACCGGAAGAGGTGGCACTGCGAGAAGTAGTGCCATCCGCTCCGCCCTCTAaatattttgtataaaaaaacacaagatcatcgatatctttatttattttatacaacaTTATGTGTAATAATTATCTGTTCAAACGAAAACAAATTACACATATGTTCCTCCGCAAGGAAATTAAACTAATACCATTATATTGGCGGAAGGATATCGGGGAAGTAGAGGTTTCATACCAACGAGTTCTATATTATTGCAAGAGGTTTTCCATATAATAAAACAAGGCCACCTATGTTCCTCAGCTCTCTACGTCGACTCGAAAGTATTGATGTGtgttcaaatataataaaatatcgTCTGGCAAAtcgatacattttaaaagaatggGTGAGATTCAGTACTCAATTTGTGACTGAAATGTGATGTCATAAACCTACTGTGTTCTATTGGCCACGTATTCTTCACATTTAGGTGAAATGGCAGATTTTACCATCCACGGTTTGCTTACAATAAATAGTAGGAATGGGTGACCACATATTTACATGCTGTTGAGTTATTGTAAATTATGTAAACTTTACATTACAGCTTACAATTTTCCAAAACATGCTGGGTTGTCTACGAATTTTTCTTACTAGATAACTTGTTGAAAGTGATTTTAACTTTGTGGAAATGTAGTCTGCACTACATCCAGACAACAATAACATACCTTTAATGTAACTTTGAGGAATACATAATCTTCACCACTATGGATAACCTAACTATTCATGTTTTAAGATTTATTGTCATACTAAGGGAATCAAAGGCAAACTAGAAGGTAGAAAAATGCATGAATTCAATGGTATGCTTTCAAAAATGTTGGAGGTCACCTATGTGACTCGTAGCAAATATTAACACCTATagtcttttaaatatattttggattTGACAGCTCTTGTATTAACAAACAGTTACAGTTCAGCTACAGGTCAAACGGCGGGACGGCACTGTGTTGTTACAGAGTTTCTCTGAGAgaattatgtgtgtgttgtttcctgTATCTTTAATTACAAACTACAAATACTCAATGGCATTACATCAGAAAGTTTATCTATTTGGAGGATGTAACTTCAAACATCTCTACAAAATGGACAGAAAAGTTCATGAGCACTCATGATCACATCAAAATAGGGGGAATTTTTAGCCGGAGAGATTTCATTTAATCAATTTTGAGTCACCTTGTTCCAGCGACAGTGCTGGAGAGACCGACATACAAAAGGAAAAGCTGCAAATAAGCAGATGTACTTTTTTAGTCAAGTTACTATGCTGCTTATTTATTCAGTTAATTTTAAAGTGTGCGCCCCCAACTTCTCCAAAGAAATGGAGTGGAATGTCACCTTTTCTGGTaattatgtttcttttaaaGGCTATTACTCGATGGTGCTCTGCCATTTACCTGGTTATAAAGGAGCATGTCTGTGCATAGGCTGCTATTTAATACAttcccaataaaaaaaatgtttttcatccCCAGTTCCTTCGGTCTGTATGTGGAAATGCCGTCCTTGCCTGctgtgtgaatggttgaatgaGGGGAaatcttgcactgtgttgattgttgttgattgtttaatgttactgtccaatgttgcaccccctgccatgacaaattccttgtatgtgaaaacatacttggtaataaaaggttctgattctgattctgaaattGTACTGAGAAGTTTCAGCCCACTATAACTGACCCAGGATTTACACACGGTAAACTTAAACCATAACTGTattttctaaacacattgattcaaattgcAGATGTTAATACACTTATTAAACACCTgtattcataaaataaacatgaaatacccaaaatatatttttttaattttatttaaataattatgtgCCGTGTTCTTAtttcttcttgctcttcttgTCTTTTGCCTTCTTTTTGCTTGGCTTCTCGGCGTTGGCTTTTTTGTAGAGGTAAAAAGTCCCACCAAGCCGAGCAGCGAGTGGGCACCAGAGCCAAACACAAGGGGGAACACGTCGTTGACCATTTTTTCTGCCATGACGTCTGCTGTGTCAGAGAaaccacctccacctcaaacTCAAGGGCAGCATCACCAGAACAAGTTCATGTTCAATGTTTTGTCACATCAGCTGTTGATCGGGGTTCTCCATTATTTTTTCACCCATCTAATGTCTACATCCATTTCCATAAAGTAAAtgaggaaataaaatacaaaagaaaagagatatcaacaaaaaaaactaacttacTTGTGttgtcaacaaaaacaatattaaattaaattaactaacacATATTGTTCTATATGTTAGTCTTTTGTGCaatgtacacatttaaaatggctACACTGGGCAACCCCGTTCCTTCATTATGATAAACAGgggcactgtagtttatttgaATCATTGCCACATGCAGCATCCTGCCGTGTATATACTCAGTAGTGTGTATATCAAtacgcagctgaaaatagtccccaacaaatgcactatttactcCAGCAAGTAtttacaataaatgtgttttataaaattaccgacattttttaaaattgaagCTACCTTGTTAGTTTGGGTATTTTCATGAGAtctgttgacaataagaaacaaCTTTAGAATAACGAGCAGTCGAATGCTTAAAGAAGTGGTTTAGTGATATTGTGCTGAGTATCTGATCATAGTTGTGTAGAATTGCACAGTAAAGATGCAAACATTGATCTTCGGTAAGTACACGAAATGGGACTTTCATGCAAATAGATACTGCACTATTGAAACTGTATTCAGTTCACTGCATTCAACACCAATTATAGTTTCTGTATGAGATTTAGTTCAGTACCTGGAATTGTAGGAGGGGTAACCTTTTTTTCCATATGCAAGGTGAGATGGGATAGTAGCTTTGATTTTTTGCCTGAATgatagaaatataaaaaacacatttcctgaaGTATTTCTCAGATTACACTCCAAAACAAtagttatttaatttgatttaacttTGTTCATGACAGCACACAGCTATTGAAAAGACAATCTATTGCTACACTCTTTCTTCCCAGTGGACTTTTACTTGTCACTTACCCTACACACACGCCAATCAAGCTTTGTTCCAGACCTGATAAGAAAGTCACACAGAGAAGGTCAATGAGCAAAGCAAGTACATTCCTCAGCTAACACACAACCTGGCTGCAGTTGTAAGCAAATCAAAGTGTCACTGATTGAGCAACTAATAAGGATTTACTGTTAATTTACCGGGAATAACCGTCCTCTTCCCCAGCTCGACCACAAGAGGATCCAGGGATAGTGATGAGTCGATCACCTTTCCATCCATCAGTTTACCCTGATCAGTGAAACATACAAAGTGAAGCATGAGATAATGACATCATGAAAGCAAGATACTGAGAGAGATTTTATAGCTTGACCTAGCATTTTTATCAATACATAATACACTCATAGTGCGTATCCAAGGAATAGTTAGACATTTTGGTACATTTgctttcatttgaaaataagCCTATTTTCCAAATTGtcaaaaaggaaatatataagaaataaaATTAAGGACTATAGGAAAATTAACAACTATTTCTGTATTTTGAATTGTAATTTGTATATTACAAATAGCCTGGATCTTGACCAATTAAACATCTGTCGCAGACAACACGCTGTATCCGAAAAGTCACATGCTTTTATCAGTTCACCTTTTCCCTACTCACATGATTCTAGGATATATTCAATGTGAGATTGTATGTCATTTGATTATGTTGTGTTATAATTGTGATattgtaattgtattatttaatgtattatttaaagtacaacgtgtaaaCATTTATTCTAATAGCCTATGCATATTTTATATAGAGTTGTTTTCAATGTTAAACAGGGGGCTCAAAAACATATGGCATATTGGCactatttatattaatgtgttcattctGTATGCTGCATATCAGCCCAGTTTTTTCCTCTCATGTATAACCATTCTAATTGAGACACAGCATCATTTTTTCTTGTATTTCTGTAAATATTCCATTTGGAAACCCTGTAGTTGAACAATACATTGGCTAACAGCTGTTATATAACTGAAATTAAACATTGTGTTGGTGTGCCATTCAGCTTCAATTAATATAAATCTGTGAGCTTTTTAATCTTCCTGATGATCAACACGCATGTGGACTGAAAAGCACGGAGCCTCTAGTGGGCGACTATGAGTTCCATGGATGAAGTGGTTTTGGGTTTATTGCTGACGTGTTGCATCGCCCATCACAGACGCGAGATAAAGCCAACGAGATAGagccaaataaaacaaacctgGGGGGGGCAATAAATCACAATACATCATATGTTCAATCAGAAATAATTTTCTGAACAGTTTCTGACCGCAGATACTGTGTGTTGTTCCTACATGCACAAACATAGCGGTACGAGTCCCCCATGGGGTCATGCAGACGGTGCCACATAGACCAACAACTGCTTTAGTCAGCAGCTGGGCCGGTTTCCTACATTTTATGACAAAATGAAGCCAGCATGCAGCGTACTAGATTGGTATATTGGTTTCAATTAATGTGTCTTCGACTTACCGTGTAGTGGATTTGCAGCGTGTCTCCCGTCGTGGAAAGTACAGAGCAAGTTTCGGGTTTCACCTTAGGTCAGAAGAGTTAACTGTTAACACTGCTGCATCGATCTGGTCCTTGTGTTAAGATCTGCTATGTTACTGCAGTAGGCCTATGGTTGTGTAACACACATCCCACTCACCAGGGTCTCCACCTGCAGCTCCTCGGCTTCACTGTCTTCTCCCTGTGCGAGTCCACAGGtgaaagctgcgagcagcagcaggaaaacGCAGCTTTTCATCGTAAACTTCTGGAAAAAAAGCTGCCGTCCAACAACTTCCGTGTCGGCTTCTTCTACACACGCGCTAGCCCCTGTGTCCAAAATGGCTCAGCGCCGATTAATGCTGATGTGTTATAACGCTGTAGCGATAAGGACTCGCGGCCCGTCCCAACACCTGAGTCTCCCTGAAGAGTCCGCCTCAAAACATTCCGCCAGCTTCCCATCAGGCTGCCGGGGGTGAGAAGCGGAAGCAGTgagaagaggggggaggaggggggggggggggggggggggggggggggggggggggggggggggggggggggggggggggggggggggggggggggggggggggggggggggggggggggggggggggggggggggggggggggggggggggggggggggggggggggggggggggggggggggggggggggggggggggggggggggggggggggggggggggggggggggggggggggggggggggggggggtttgttgCGCAGCGTCTAGCCGCGCATCTGCTCCATGCGGTAGACTGTCAGGAGCACACATCCCCGGGGGAATCCCTGCGGGACAGACGCCACGTTGCTGCTTGGTCCTCACTAGCCCTCTGGACCCGGTGAGGGAGGTGATAGGGAGCAAGCAGTTGTTAGCCTTATGCTAATTCAGGTAATGCTAAATAAgtgatgaaaatgtattttttaaatgtctcaacAATTTCAACATTTAGGGCTAAATAAAAAGTTGAGCTAAACTCTGATTGGTGAAATGGCAATGCATTGCATCACATTTTCCCAAATGAGCCGATTTAAACCCCTTAAGAAAAGAATAATAACAACCAGAGTTATTCTGTGTTTATAGAACCATTGAGAATCA encodes the following:
- the fkbp11 gene encoding peptidyl-prolyl cis-trans isomerase FKBP11 — translated: MKSCVFLLLLAAFTCGLAQGEDSEAEELQVETLVKPETCSVLSTTGDTLQIHYTGKLMDGKVIDSSLSLDPLVVELGKRTVIPGLEQSLIGVCVGQKIKATIPSHLAYGKKGYPSYNSR